The Pseudomonas extremaustralis genome contains a region encoding:
- a CDS encoding NAD(P)H-dependent oxidoreductase: protein MHALIVVAHHDPQSLTHAVAAQVAAGLSSSGHTVEIADLAAEGFDPRYTCADHLVHRTRAMPPADVLAEQARIDRADALVLVFPIYWWSLPGLLKGWIDRVFVNGWAIDYGPDTPVVKKLRHLPVHLLGLGAADDSAFERHGYAKAMRTQIDYGIFDYCGAQVLTSELLLESESGNAQAHLRRANAVGQGLFQAETLVG from the coding sequence ATGCACGCACTCATCGTTGTCGCTCATCACGATCCTCAATCGCTCACCCATGCCGTCGCGGCGCAGGTGGCCGCCGGCCTCAGCAGCAGCGGCCACACCGTTGAAATTGCCGACCTTGCAGCCGAAGGCTTCGACCCGCGCTACACGTGCGCCGACCACCTCGTGCACCGTACCCGCGCCATGCCGCCGGCCGATGTCCTCGCCGAACAGGCGCGCATCGACCGCGCCGACGCGCTGGTGCTGGTGTTTCCGATCTACTGGTGGTCGCTGCCGGGGCTGCTCAAGGGCTGGATCGACCGGGTCTTCGTCAATGGCTGGGCTATCGATTACGGCCCGGATACGCCGGTGGTGAAAAAGCTGCGGCATTTGCCAGTGCATCTGCTGGGGCTGGGGGCCGCCGATGACAGCGCGTTCGAGCGGCATGGCTATGCCAAGGCGATGCGCACGCAGATCGACTACGGGATTTTTGATTACTGTGGCGCCCAGGTGCTGACGTCCGAGTTGTTGCTCGAGTCGGAAAGCGGCAATGCACAGGCCCATCTGCGCAGGGCGAATGCGGTGGGGCAGGGGCTGTTCCAGGCCGAGACGCTCGTCGGTTGA
- a CDS encoding IS110 family transposase: MTILTSQTVVGVDVAKAEVLVYRADLQTTQAIPNNRAALKRWLKTLPAQSGIAVEATNIYHLDTVELAHELGHQVYVVDGYRLSHYRRGVGQRAKNDPCDARLLARYLAHEQGGLRAWSPPPKAYKALQSLLHRRAALIKARVSLAQSWADEPRLEEELKCLMETFKHSDLAIQKKLRDLSKEAGAAENIERCKAIEGVGVLTATGFATAFLRGEFKDSNAFIAFLGMDLRVDDSGKKTGSRRLTKKGDPEIRRLAHNSAMAACRSATWKPFYEGYLARGFKKTQALVILARKLARVAFALMKNQSEYQPNRPLQGCPAT; encoded by the coding sequence ATGACAATCCTTACTTCGCAAACGGTCGTGGGTGTTGATGTGGCCAAGGCTGAGGTGCTCGTCTATCGTGCCGATCTGCAAACCACACAAGCCATCCCCAATAATCGAGCAGCACTCAAACGCTGGCTCAAGACGCTGCCCGCCCAAAGTGGCATTGCCGTCGAGGCCACCAATATTTACCACTTGGACACGGTTGAGTTGGCCCATGAGTTGGGTCATCAGGTCTACGTCGTGGACGGTTATCGCTTGAGTCATTACCGTCGCGGTGTCGGCCAACGAGCTAAAAATGATCCGTGCGATGCTCGTCTTCTAGCTCGATATCTGGCGCATGAACAGGGTGGGTTACGCGCTTGGAGCCCGCCACCCAAGGCTTACAAGGCCCTGCAAAGTCTGCTTCATCGACGGGCAGCACTGATCAAGGCGCGCGTCAGTCTGGCTCAGAGCTGGGCCGATGAGCCGCGCCTGGAAGAAGAGCTGAAATGTCTGATGGAGACGTTTAAGCACTCGGATCTGGCCATTCAAAAAAAGCTGCGCGACCTGAGCAAAGAGGCTGGAGCCGCCGAAAATATCGAGCGTTGCAAGGCCATTGAAGGCGTCGGAGTACTGACGGCAACCGGATTTGCGACGGCTTTTTTGCGTGGCGAGTTTAAGGATAGCAATGCCTTCATCGCTTTTTTGGGCATGGACTTGAGGGTCGATGACTCGGGAAAAAAGACGGGGAGTCGCAGGCTGACCAAGAAAGGGGATCCGGAAATACGGCGTCTGGCCCACAACTCGGCTATGGCCGCCTGTCGTTCAGCGACCTGGAAACCATTTTATGAAGGGTACCTGGCCAGAGGATTCAAGAAGACTCAGGCCCTGGTAATCCTTGCCCGAAAACTCGCACGGGTGGCGTTCGCCCTGATGAAAAACCAGAGCGAATACCAACCGAATCGGCCGTTGCAGGGTTGTCCTGCAACATAG